The genome window CGGCGACGAAGACGACCACTCTGATCCTCGTGACCAACACCGTCTCCGCACGCCAGTGGCGCGACGAGCTGCTGAAGCGCACGAGCCTCACCCCCGAGGAGATCGGCGAGTACTCCGGTCAGGCCAAGGAGGTCAAGCCGGTCACGATCGCGACCTACCAGATCCTCACGGCGAAGCGGAAGGGCGAGTACGCCCACCTGGCCCTGCTGGATGCCCTCGACTGGGGCCTCATCGTGTACGACGAGGTGCACCTGCTCCCGGCTCCCGTCTTCAAGCTGACCGCCGACCTGCAGGCGCGGCGACGGATCGGCCTCACGGCCACCCTCGTCCGCGAGGACGGCCGCGAGGGCGACGTGTTCAGCCTGATCGGCCCCAAGCGCTTCGATGCGCCCTGGAAGCAGATCGAGGCTCAGGGCTTCATCTCCCCCGCCGTCTGCTACGAGGTACGGGTCGATCTGCCGCCGGACGACCGGCTCGAGTACGCCGCGGCGACCGACGACGAGCGCTACCGTCTCGCTGCATCCGCCCCGGCGAAGATCGACGCCGTGCGCGAGCTCATCGCGAAGCACAAGGACGAGCGGATCCTCGTGATCGGACAGTACCTCGACCAGCTCGACTCGCTGTCGCAGTCGCTGAATGCGCCGCAGATCACCGGCTCCACCCCCATCGACGAGCGCGAGGAGCTGTACCGCGCCTTCCGCGAGGGAGAGATCTCGCTGCTCGTCGTGTCGAAGGTCGCGAACTTCTCGATCGATCTCCCCGAGGCATCGGTCGCGATCCAGGTATCCGGCTCGTTCGGCTCACGCCAGGAGGAGGCGCAGCGACTCGGCCGGCTCCTCCGCCCCAAGCAGTCGGGCCGCACGGCGAGCTTCTACACGCTGGTCGCGCGCGACACGATCGACCAGGACTACGCGCAGAACCGCCAGCGGTTCCTCGCCGAGCAGGGCTACAGCTACACGATCATGGATGCCGACGCGATCGCTGCCTGAGCGCTCCGCCGGGGCTTCGGCAGCCGGGTACGCGGTGGGCGAAACCGCCGCTCCGAAGGATAATCAGCATCCCCATGGCCGAAGTCACCATAATGGGGTCATGACTGATGCGCGCATCCTGGTCGTCGACGACGAACCCAACATCCGCGACCTGCTCTCCACAGGTCTCAGCTTCGCCGGGTTCCAGGTGAAGACGGTCGCCAACGGCGCCGCCACCATCTCGGCCGTGCTGGAGGAAGAACCGGACCTCATCATCCTCGATGTCATGCTCCCCGACATGAACGGCTTCAGCGTCACCAAGCGTCTGCGCGGCGCCGGGTTCACCGCTCCGATCCTGTTCCTCACGGCGAAGGACGGCACCGACGACAAGATCGAGGGTCTCAATGCGGGCGGCGACGACTACGTCACCAAGCCGTTCAGCCTCGACGAGATCGTCGCGCGCGCCCAGGCGATCCTGCGGCGCACGATGCAGGCCGACGAGGAGTCGATCATCCGGGCCGGTGAGCTGTCGATGGACCAGGACACCCACGACGTGCACGTCGGCAAGGAATCGATCGAGCTGAGCCCGACCGAGTTCAAGCTGCTGCGCTACCTGATGCTCAACCCGAACCGGGTGCTGTCCAAAGCCCAGATCCTCGACCACGTCTGGGAGTACGACTTCAACGGCGACGCCGGCATCGTCGAGAGCTACATCTCGTACCTCCGCCGCAAGATCGACCCGCACACCGAAGAGTCCGTGATCCAGACGAAGCGCGGCTTCGGCTACATGCTCAAGGTCGGCAAGTAGTCCGGCTCACCGACGTCCGCTGACGCCGCACAGCATCCGTATCCCGGGAGGTCCGCATGGCGCACAAGCCTGACGCGATCACCCGCTGGTGGCGATCGATCAGCCTGCGCGCGAAGGTGACGGGTGTCACCGTCGCCGTTCTCGCCCTCGGACTGCTGGCCGCGGGGCTCGGAACAGTACCCATCCTTCGCAACTCGCTCATCGACAACATCGACTCCCAGCTGCCCGCCCTGGTGTCGGCCGATCTCGCTGATCGGTACTTCGAGGTGACGGTCGAGGACGGCAAGACCGTCTACACTCCCACCGACTCGCCCAGAGACTTCTTCGTCGCGATCTACGACGCGGAGGGCGTGCTGCAGACGACCACGGGAAACTCCGCCAACGGGGCGCCCCTGTTCCCCTCGACCTACTCCCCGCTCGCTGTGCAGAACAACGAGGACACCCCGTTCACGCTCGAGGGCACGAAAGGCACGAGCTTCCGCGCGGCTGTGGCACGAGTACCGGGCGAGGGCGACGGATCCTTGCGGATCCAGATCGTCGCGATGCCGCTGGAATACGCCGATCGCATCATCGGCCAGTACTTCGGGATCTACATCACCGTCGCGCTCGTCACGATCCTCCTCGCGGCCCTGCTGACCCGAGGACTCGTCACCCTCACCTTCCGCAGGCTCGGACAGGTCGAATCCACCGCCATGTCGATCGCCGCCGGCGACTTCACCCAGCGTCTGACGGATCTCGAGCCCACGACCGAGGTCGGCCGACTGAACAGCGCGATCAACACAATGCTGGATCGCGTCGACGGGTCGCTCGCGCAGCGCGACCGCACCGTGCAGCACATGCGACGCTTCATCGGCGATGCCAGCCACGAGCTGCGCACACCGCTCGTCAGCGTCCGCGGCTACGCCGAGCTCTATCGGATGGGCGCGATCAAGGGCGAGGAAGACACCGCTCGAGCCATGGAGCGCATCGAGAAGGAGGCGATCCGGATGGGCGTGCTGGTCGAGGACCTCCTCGCGCTCGCCCGGCTGGACGAGGAGCGCGAGCCCGAGATCGAAGCTCTCGACCTCCGCCCGATCGCCCGTGACGCTGCCCTCGATCTGCGCGCGGCCGCACCGGCTCGCACCGTGTCCGTGATCGACCGCACCGTCGAGGCACCGCTGATCGATGTGACCACGCGCTCGAACCCTGTCACCCCGGCCCCACAGATCCCGGCACCGAGGGGACTCTCTCGCGGCACGCTCGCGCGGCTGCGCAGGCGCCCTCGCAACTCGTCGGCGGAGGTGCCCGCCATCGACTTCACCGAAGCCGCGGACATCCCGGTTCGCACCCCGCCGATCGTCCTCGGCGAAGAGAACAAGGTGCGACAGGTGGTCACGAACCTGCTCGGCAATGCTCGCCGGTTCTCCCCCGAAGAGAGTCCGATCGAGCTCATCGTCGACGCAGACCGGGTCCGAGGCACGGGGAGCATCTCGATCGTCGATCACGGCGAAGGCATCCCGCTGCAGATTCGCGAGCAGATCTTCGAGCGTTTCTGGCGAGCCGACACCTCACGCGCGCGCGAGACGGGCGGTTCCGGCCTCGGACTCGCGATCGTTTCGTCGATCGTCAGGGCGCTGCACGGCAGCGTCGCGGTGTCCGAGACGCCGGGTGGCGGCGCGACGTTCACGGTGACGTTCCCCCTCGCGCCGTCGCGCGCGACCCCGGCACACCTGCTCGAGGACACCCAGCCGCTCGAGCCTCTGGACCTCTGACCTCCGGCCTCTGGCTTCTGGCGTCCGGCTTCTGACCGCCACTGCACGAGAGCGTGCCTTCGCGGGTTCTGCACAGCGAGCGGTCGACGTACG of Microbacterium sp. LWH13-1.2 contains these proteins:
- a CDS encoding response regulator transcription factor, whose protein sequence is MTDARILVVDDEPNIRDLLSTGLSFAGFQVKTVANGAATISAVLEEEPDLIILDVMLPDMNGFSVTKRLRGAGFTAPILFLTAKDGTDDKIEGLNAGGDDYVTKPFSLDEIVARAQAILRRTMQADEESIIRAGELSMDQDTHDVHVGKESIELSPTEFKLLRYLMLNPNRVLSKAQILDHVWEYDFNGDAGIVESYISYLRRKIDPHTEESVIQTKRGFGYMLKVGK
- a CDS encoding DNA repair helicase XPB is translated as MSDGPLIVQSDRTVLLEVAHADAESARHELAIFAELERAPEHIHTYRITRLGLWNARAAGHTAEDMLETLDRWSRFPVPPSVAVDLRETVNRYGRLVIERDDEGTLILRSTDPAVLAQVANNKRIQPLLIGHPAPDTFVVDAWARGQIKQELLKIGWPAEDLAGYTPGTPHEIELAEDGWAIRPYQQDAVDAFSKDGSGVVVLPCGAGKTIVGAGAMAATKTTTLILVTNTVSARQWRDELLKRTSLTPEEIGEYSGQAKEVKPVTIATYQILTAKRKGEYAHLALLDALDWGLIVYDEVHLLPAPVFKLTADLQARRRIGLTATLVREDGREGDVFSLIGPKRFDAPWKQIEAQGFISPAVCYEVRVDLPPDDRLEYAAATDDERYRLAASAPAKIDAVRELIAKHKDERILVIGQYLDQLDSLSQSLNAPQITGSTPIDEREELYRAFREGEISLLVVSKVANFSIDLPEASVAIQVSGSFGSRQEEAQRLGRLLRPKQSGRTASFYTLVARDTIDQDYAQNRQRFLAEQGYSYTIMDADAIAA
- a CDS encoding HAMP domain-containing sensor histidine kinase, which gives rise to MAHKPDAITRWWRSISLRAKVTGVTVAVLALGLLAAGLGTVPILRNSLIDNIDSQLPALVSADLADRYFEVTVEDGKTVYTPTDSPRDFFVAIYDAEGVLQTTTGNSANGAPLFPSTYSPLAVQNNEDTPFTLEGTKGTSFRAAVARVPGEGDGSLRIQIVAMPLEYADRIIGQYFGIYITVALVTILLAALLTRGLVTLTFRRLGQVESTAMSIAAGDFTQRLTDLEPTTEVGRLNSAINTMLDRVDGSLAQRDRTVQHMRRFIGDASHELRTPLVSVRGYAELYRMGAIKGEEDTARAMERIEKEAIRMGVLVEDLLALARLDEEREPEIEALDLRPIARDAALDLRAAAPARTVSVIDRTVEAPLIDVTTRSNPVTPAPQIPAPRGLSRGTLARLRRRPRNSSAEVPAIDFTEAADIPVRTPPIVLGEENKVRQVVTNLLGNARRFSPEESPIELIVDADRVRGTGSISIVDHGEGIPLQIREQIFERFWRADTSRARETGGSGLGLAIVSSIVRALHGSVAVSETPGGGATFTVTFPLAPSRATPAHLLEDTQPLEPLDL